The Acidobacteriota bacterium genome segment AAAATCGGCGAAGACACCGTCAAGAAAGCCGTCAAGGCCGGCGCCCACGAAGCGGAAGTCTGCCTGGAGACGGTCAAGAGCTTCAATGTCGGCGTTCGAAACGGCGAGGTCGAATCCCTCAAGACGTCCACGGCCAAGGGCCTCGGCCTGCGCGTCTTCATCGACAAGCAGTACGCCTTCTCTTATACGTCCGACCTTTCGGCGGCGGCGATCGAGGACGCAGTCAAGCGGACCGTGGATATGGCCCGGATGACCGAGGCCAAGCCCTGGCACGGACTCCCCGATTTCGGTCCGCAAAAGCCGCCCGACCTCGACATCTTCGACCCCGGGATGGAAGCCGTCCCCGACGAGAAGAAGATTGCCATCGCCCGTGAGGTCGAGAAGATCGCTCTGGCGAGCGATGAGCGGATCACGAACAGCTACGGCGGTTCCTTTTCCAACGGGATGCGCGAGGGCGGGATCTTCAATTCAAAGGGCGTCTCCTGTCTCCTCAAGGAAACGAGCTGCGCCTTCAGCGTGTCCGTGATCGCCGGCGAAGGCGCCGGCATGCAGGGCGGCGGCTGGTCGAGCGCCAAGAGGTATTTCAAGGATCTTGCCCCCGTCGAAGAGGTCGCCAGGACGGCGGTCGAGCGGACGACGGCCATGCTGGGCGCCCGCCCGACGGCCACGGCCCGGGTGCCGGTCGTCTTCGACCGTTACGCCGCACCCTCCTTCTGGGCCGGGATCCTGAGCGCCCTGAACGGCGACGCGGCCTTCCGCAAGACGACCTTCATGGCGGAGATGCTGGATCAACCCATCGCATCGCCGCTCATCACCGTCGTCGACGATCCGACGATTCCCCGGCACATCGCCGCCACGCCGTTCGACGGCGAAGGCGGGGCCGTCCGGAAAAACACCGTCATCGACAAGGGCGTCCTCAAGATGTTCTTTTACGACTCCCAGACGGCCCGCAAAGCCGGGGTCCAAACGCCGACGATCGCCCGCCGCGGCGGCTACAAGTCCGGACCGTTCGCCGGCTATCTGAACATCATCGTGGCCAACGGCGCGAGCCGGCCGGAGGACCTGTTCAAGGACATGAAACAGGGTCTCTGGGTCCACGGCATGCGGGGCACCGGGACGGACGCGACGACGGGAAGCTTCTCTGTCGGCGTCTCCGGATTCTGGATCGAGGACGGCAAACCCGTCCATCCGGTCGACGGCGTGACGCTCGGCGGAACGACGCGCGATATCCTGAATGCGATTGATATGGTCGCCGACGATCTCGACATGCGCGGCGGGCTGAGCAGCCCGTCCTTCCGCGTGGCGGAGATTACGGTCGGCGGCAAAAAGGGGTAGGGCCGGCTTAGGATTTCCCCTTCCGGGAACGATTTCTCTTCAGCCGTGCGGCGAGAAGCGTGAAGATGAAGAGCGGACCCATGACGGCGGCCGCCCCGGCCGAGAAGCCGATGTTCGTTCCCTTGAGCATCTCGACGCCCCATCCGAATTGATCTTCGTTGAGGACATAGGTCCAGGTCGAGGAGGGTCCTCGCAGGCTTTCCATCTCCGGCAAGGCGGCCTTTTCCTGGTCGACAAGCCCATTCAGCGCCTTCTCAACGTCCTGCTCGATCCTGTCTTGCAGACCGAGAAACGACTCGGTCGCGGCTTTCTGGAATTCCCCGAGCGGCTCCCTGCGGCCCAGAGAGACGAGGTGGATGCTTTCCCTCAAATCGGCCAGGGCGGCGAGATGGTCGGCCCAGCTGAGATCGATCCGGTTCAGGACGATCCGGCGGGCGGTTGCGTTGAACGGCCCTGGTCCGAACCGGGCCGATCCTTCTTTCTCAAGTTTCGGGGAGGGACGAAACGGCGTTTCGATCCCGGAACGCGGATCGAGAACCGCGTCCCGCCAACCGGAGACGATTTGTCGTTGGGTTTCCAGGAGGGAGGAATATCTCCGAAGAGCCCGGCGGATGTCGAAATTCCGGCCCTCGATGACGCGCTGGGCATGGAGGATTTCCCGGCGGAGGAGCTTGTCGTCGAGATCTCCATCCCGCGGTCCGAGGCCGTGGCGGGCCATGATTTTCGAGCTAAGACCGTATTTCACGAAAATGTCGTCTTCGAGACTGATATAGAAACGGGATGATCCGGGGTCACCCTGCCGTCCGGCCCGGCCGCGCAGTTGGAGGTCGATGCGCAGGCTTTCGTGGCGGTTGGTCCCGATGACGTGAAGTCCTCCCAGGGCCGTCACGCGGTCGTATTCCTCTCCGTTCGGGCCTCCCAGACGGATGTCGGTGCCGCGGCCGGCCATGTTCGTCGAGATGGTCACCGCTCCGGGCGCGCCCGCCCGGGCGATGATCCCGGCTTCGCGTTCGTCGTTTGCGGCGTTGAGGACTTCGCAGGCCGTGCCGGCCGCCCGCAGCGCGGCGGCCAGGTCCATGGATTCCCGGACGCTCGATGTGCCGACGAGGACCGGCCGGCTTGTTTCGTGGATTCGGACGAGATCACGGACAAGGGCCTGGATCTTGGCGGCTTTGTGCGTGAAAACGGTGTCCGGAAAATCGCGCCGGATGCAGGGCCGATGCGGGGGGATGACGAGGACGCTGGTCCCGTAGAATTCCCCGAGTTCCCGGACCGAGGAGGCGGCGGTTGCGGTCATGCCGCAGAGAAACGGATAAAGCCCGAAGAAATGCTGCAGGGTGATGGAACCGATGATGTGTCCTTCGGGCCGGCCGCCGAGATTCTCCTTGACCTCGACGGCGGCCTGGAGGCCG includes the following:
- a CDS encoding TldD/PmbA family protein; the encoded protein is MDIRKIGEDTVKKAVKAGAHEAEVCLETVKSFNVGVRNGEVESLKTSTAKGLGLRVFIDKQYAFSYTSDLSAAAIEDAVKRTVDMARMTEAKPWHGLPDFGPQKPPDLDIFDPGMEAVPDEKKIAIAREVEKIALASDERITNSYGGSFSNGMREGGIFNSKGVSCLLKETSCAFSVSVIAGEGAGMQGGGWSSAKRYFKDLAPVEEVARTAVERTTAMLGARPTATARVPVVFDRYAAPSFWAGILSALNGDAAFRKTTFMAEMLDQPIASPLITVVDDPTIPRHIAATPFDGEGGAVRKNTVIDKGVLKMFFYDSQTARKAGVQTPTIARRGGYKSGPFAGYLNIIVANGASRPEDLFKDMKQGLWVHGMRGTGTDATTGSFSVGVSGFWIEDGKPVHPVDGVTLGGTTRDILNAIDMVADDLDMRGGLSSPSFRVAEITVGGKKG
- the secA2 gene encoding accessory Sec system translocase SecA2; the encoded protein is MFDKDAPCARNEPGKGKRPKTALHAKLRTAFNKLRGIPLETDIADYEKTVEDIHAARLSRGPDRNFETPREVIADHPTGQIDPESSPREAAIETFALVFEAARGMIGLTPHDVQLIAGLAMSEGKIAELPTGEGKTLAAVFPAVLFARAGRSVHVLTFNDYLARRDAAWMGPIYRRLGLSVGVIQEGMEKSRKQTAYACDVVYATAKEAGFDYLRDRLAYEPGELVQRPFDVALVDEADSILIDEARTPLVISGIVKNGALDAVRPASAVRRLEAGRDYETDDERRNVYLTDSGLQKVENLLGCRNLFAEDNAPLLAAVYCALHAEALLERDVDYIVRNGRIEIVDEFTGRVMDKRHWPDGLQAAVEVKENLGGRPEGHIIGSITLQHFFGLYPFLCGMTATAASSVRELGEFYGTSVLVIPPHRPCIRRDFPDTVFTHKAAKIQALVRDLVRIHETSRPVLVGTSSVRESMDLAAALRAAGTACEVLNAANDEREAGIIARAGAPGAVTISTNMAGRGTDIRLGGPNGEEYDRVTALGGLHVIGTNRHESLRIDLQLRGRAGRQGDPGSSRFYISLEDDIFVKYGLSSKIMARHGLGPRDGDLDDKLLRREILHAQRVIEGRNFDIRRALRRYSSLLETQRQIVSGWRDAVLDPRSGIETPFRPSPKLEKEGSARFGPGPFNATARRIVLNRIDLSWADHLAALADLRESIHLVSLGRREPLGEFQKAATESFLGLQDRIEQDVEKALNGLVDQEKAALPEMESLRGPSSTWTYVLNEDQFGWGVEMLKGTNIGFSAGAAAVMGPLFIFTLLAARLKRNRSRKGKS